In the Populus trichocarpa isolate Nisqually-1 chromosome 1, P.trichocarpa_v4.1, whole genome shotgun sequence genome, one interval contains:
- the LOC18094043 gene encoding receptor-like protein 6 has protein sequence MGNSLMHTCLYCLLKLFVGICFLSSIVSSQCLEHQRSVLLQIKQELSIDPHFVTDSKLLSWTPTKNCCLWDGVTCDLQTGYVVGLDLSNSSITSGINGSTSIFSLHHLQYLSIAGNELYSSPFPSGFSRLSSLTHLNFSWSGFFGQVPAEISFLRKLVSLDLSFYPFGSEEPVTLQNPDIETLVENLTRLRVLHLDGIDLSMAESKLWAVLSTKLPNLRVLGLSNCNLAGVLHPSLLQLEKLTDLQLSGNNFSSRVPDFLAKFSSLKTLHLSCCGLYGIFPNSLFLMRTLRSLDVSYNSNLTGTLPAEFPSGSRLEVINLSGTMFMGNLPHSIVNLVFLQDLEISQCSFSGSIPSSFENLTELRYLDFGRNNFSGPVPSLALSEKITGLIFFDNHFSGFIPLSYANGLTYLEVLDLRNNSLKGMIPPALFTKPLLWRLDLSQNQLNGQLKEFQNASSSLLRVMHLSENELQGPIPVSIFKIRGLNVLGLSSNQFNGTINFEMIKDTNELTTLDLSGNNFSFEVSGVNSTLFSHIGKLGLGSCNLKEIPGFLTNLMNLFYLDLSNNKIKGEIPKWIWKLGNENLVYLNLSNNMLSGFDKPIPNLSPGNLVVLDLHSNLLQGPFLMPSPSIIHLDYSHNQFSSSLPSRIFENLTYASFVSLSSNHFNGEIPFSMCESWNLFVLDLSKNHFNGSIPECLGNSNSFLKVLNLRNNELHGILPKRFAENCTLRTLDVNQNHLEGPLPRSLANCGDLEVLDVGNNFLNGSFPFWLETLPLLRVLILRSNFFGGSIIYSPSKTSFPLLQIIDLASNKFRGNLSSEWFKSWKGMMKQEKKSQSSQVLRYSYLVLTPFYYKDSVTLVNKGFNMELEKILTIFTSIDLSNNLFEGEIPEKIGDLDLLYVLNLSNNHLTGQIPSSFGKLKELGSLDLSENRLSGTIPQQLTTLTFLSVLKLSQNLLVGEIPQGNQFGTFTSAAFEGNIGLCGPPLTKTCSHALPPMEPNADRGNGTWGIDWNYYWIGFGCGGGMGLNIGFVAGTVAINIFVMGRGRGGRRRFYTYIHQ, from the exons ATGGGCAATTCGCTTATGCACACCTGCTTATATTGCCTGCTAAAACTCTTTGTTGGAATTTGCTTCCTTTCTTCCATTGTTTCTAGCCAATGTCTTGAGCACCAGAGGTCAGTACTACTACAAATCAAACAAGAATTGTCAATTGATCCTCATTTTGTAACTGACTCGAAGCTTCTGTCTTGGACACCAACAAAAAACTGCTGCTTGTGGGATGGTGTGACTTGTGACCTTCAAACTGGTTATGTTGTCGGTCTAGACCTCAGCAATAGCTCCATTACTAGTGGAATCAACGGCTCTACCAGTATCTTCAGTCTTCATCACCTCCAGTATCTCAGCATAGCGGGAAATGAATTGTATTCCTCTCCCTTTCCATCAGGATTTAGTAGACTTTCGAGCTTGACTCATCTCAACTTTTCATGGTCAGGCTTTTTTGGCCAAGTTCCAGCTGAAATTTCATTTCTTAGAAAGTTGGTATCTcttgatctttctttttatcCGTTTGGATCAGAGGAACCTGTAACACTCCAAAATCCAGATATTGAAACACTTGTCGAAAACCTTACTAGGCTGAGGGTGCTCCACCTTGATGGAATAGACCTCTCCATGGCTGAGAGTAAGTTGTGGGCGGTCCTGTCAACAAAACTTCCTAACCTTCGTGTCTTGGGTTTGTCAAATTGTAATCTTGCTGGGGTATTGCACCCTTCTCTTTTACAACTTGAGAAACTCACTGATCTCCAGCTAAGTGGAAACAACTTTTCATCAAGAGTGCCTGACTTCTTAGCCAAGTTTTCTTCTTTGAAAACTTTGCATCTAAGCTGTTGTGGGTTGTATGGAATTTTTCCAAATAGTCTGTTCTTGATGCGCACTCTGCGTTCTCTTGATGTGTCCTACAATTCTAATCTCACTGGAACTTTGCCAGCAGAGTTCCCTTCAGGCAGCAGACTTGAAGTTATTAACCTCTCAGGAACAATGTTTATGGGGAATTTACCACATTCGATAGTTAATCTTGTCTTCCTACAAGATTTAGAAATTTCTCAATGCAGTTTTTCCGGATCAATTCCTTCCTCATTTGAGAATCTCACCGAGCTTCGTTATCTTGATTTTGGAAGAAATAATTTCAGTGGTCCAGTTCCATCTCTGGCTTTATCAGAAAAGATCACTGGATTGATATTTTTCGACAATCATTTCTCAG GATTTATTCCTTTGTCTTATGCGAATGGGCTGACCTATCTCGAAGTTCTCGACCTGAGGAACAACTCATTGAAGGGAATGATCCCTCCAGCTCTTTTCACGAAACCCTTATTGTGGAGGCTAGATCTTAGCCAGAACCAGCTTAATGGACAGCTAAAAGAATTTCAGAATGCTTCATCTTCCCTATTGAGGGTGATGCACCTGAGTGAAAATGAATTGCAGGGTCCAATACCAGTGTCAATCTTCAAAATAAGAGGACTCAATGTCCTGGGGCTTTCTTCCAACCAGTTCAATGGCACCATAAACTTTGAGATGATCAAAGATACTAACGAGCTTACTACACTCGATCTCTCTGGCAATAACTTCTCCTTTGAGGTTAGTGGTGTCAATTCAACCTTGTTTTCTCATATTGGAAAGCTCGGTTTGGGTTCCtgtaatttaaaagaaattccaGGTTTTCTGACAAACCTGATGAACTTGTTTTATTTGGACCtttctaataacaaaatcaagGGTGAAATACCTAAATGGATTTGGAAATTAGGCAACGAGAATCTGGTATATCTAAACCTATCTAACAATATGCTATCTGGTTTTGACAAACCAATTCCAAATCTTTCTCCTGGTAACTTGGTTGTTCTCGATCTTCATTCCAATTTGCTGCAGGGGCCCTTCCTTATGCCATCACCTTCCATCATCCACTTAGATTACTCACACAACCAGTTTTCATCCTCCTTACCATCCAGGATTTTCGAAAACCTGACCTATGCTAGTTTCGTATCCCTATCAAGTAATCACTTCAATGGAGAAATTCCGTTTTCAATGTGCGAGTCGTGGAACTTATTTGTCCTAGATCTGTCTAAAAATCACTTCAATGGCTCCATTCCAGAGTGCCTGGGTAATTCCAATAGTTTCTTGAAGGTGTTAAATCTGCGAAACAATGAACTACATGGAATCCTGCCAAAAAGATTCGCAGAGAATTGCACTTTGAGAACTCTCGATGTCAATCAAAATCACTTAGAAGGGCCTCTGCCAAGATCACTGGCCAACTGTGGAGATTTGGAAGTTTTAGACGTTGGCAACAATTTCTTGAATGGTTCTTTCCCATTCTGGTTGGAAACTTTGCCCCTGCTACGAGTCCTTATCTTGCGGTCCAATTTCTTCGGCGGTTCAATCATTTATTCTCCCAGTAAAACTTCATTCCCTCTGCTACAAATAATTGATCTAGCTTCCAATAAATTCCGGGGCAATTTGTCGTCTGAATGGTTCAAGAGTTGGAAGGGGATGATGAAGCAGGAAAAGAAATCACAGTCTAGCCAAGTTCTCAGATATAGTTATTTGGTGCTAACTCCATTCTATTACAAAGACTCTGTGACATTGGTAAACAAAGGGTTTAACATGGAGTTGGAGAAGATCTTGACAATCTTCACTTCTATTGATTTATCCAACAATCTGTTCGAGGGTGAGATTCCTGAAAAAATAGGAGATCTTGATTTACTCTATGTACTCAACTTGTCAAATAACCATCTCACAGGCCAGATTCCTTCTTCATTTGGAAAACTCAAGGAGCTTGGTTCTTTGGACCTGTCAGAAAACAGACTTTCAGGTACGATTCCTCAACAACTCACCACATTAACCTTTCTCTCAGTTTTAAAACTCTCACAGAATCTCCTCGTGGGAGAGATACCGCAAGGCAATCAGTTTGGGACATTCACATCAGCTGCTTTTGAAGGGAATATTGGACTATGTGGCCCTCCATTAACCAAGACCTGCTCTCATGCACTGCCTCCAATGGAGCCGAATGCCGACCGTGGAAATGGCACTTGGGGTATTGATTGGAACTACTATTGGATTGGATTTGGCTGTGGAGGTGGAATGGGCCTAAATATTGGGTTTGTGGCAGGAACTGTTGCCATTAATATCTTTGTGATGGGAAggggaagaggaggaagaagaagattttatacatatatacatcAGTAG